The following coding sequences lie in one Klebsiella huaxiensis genomic window:
- a CDS encoding ABC-three component system middle component 1: MPTIQELVTAITERAKGRYKVHFPDVDEMVSPSIDIGMTVIQLRRINRENAGWRTVLITAFPSNVDNIQSAFRWAADIRDILAEPQTADLYMFMLIDGVESEDAARFETDDRFCRKVVLRKQEDIDSFLDRSFLASLTPARGGNDISDPLLASLNSMSQAHSWVEPHLETWRELLLSEKSGDEIVNALRDMMFGERDFQ; encoded by the coding sequence ATGCCGACAATCCAAGAACTCGTTACTGCTATAACCGAGCGTGCTAAGGGCCGCTATAAAGTTCATTTTCCAGATGTGGACGAAATGGTTTCACCCTCAATTGATATCGGCATGACTGTAATACAACTCAGGCGCATTAATCGGGAAAATGCTGGATGGCGAACAGTACTGATCACAGCATTTCCTAGTAACGTGGATAATATCCAGAGTGCTTTCCGGTGGGCCGCTGATATCCGGGACATACTTGCAGAGCCGCAGACAGCAGACCTTTACATGTTTATGCTCATCGATGGAGTTGAGTCAGAAGATGCTGCCCGTTTTGAAACGGACGATCGATTTTGCAGGAAGGTGGTACTCAGAAAGCAGGAAGATATTGACTCCTTCCTTGATCGAAGTTTTCTGGCGTCTTTAACACCTGCGAGAGGTGGGAATGATATCAGCGATCCTCTGCTAGCGTCTCTGAACTCGATGAGTCAAGCACATTCCTGGGTAGAACCTCACCTCGAAACATGGCGTGAATTGTTGCTCTCTGAGAAATCTGGCGATGAAATTGTTAATGCGCTGAGGGATATGATGTTTGGAGAACGGGACTTTCAATGA
- a CDS encoding ABC-three component system protein, with the protein MLRRFRLERKSDYEKLVIAQLLADMLEKFLSGRLSPLSIGAEQGGIDEWDDVVIMHTTDHYEHLQIKRQSTDFCTKDPDKAVQLAKKPRKGSSPTSPANSVLDSAFSSLARIAKAGKLDESPNREFRLTLVGLHLQIKDNFTVNHLEEVSDLCRQTGLSVEELAKRQDGPTTRAYQWLTTWCGFEDWNQIRNVLRRVQISCIGNDAALKDRTIHTLGRYFSDPNRTLDRLITYIAAETSDVAALGCHDVVQELRSELRPDFETWVQYQLSDGSTMTSKTWSLAGTLDLAGPTERSAKGVVEHMWSREPGNRKLRVYANYSPPAGDNLTLLSAIVRMALHLPQGSQGLMLGEPAWRSSVGHEIGHTLGCAEHDFSDLPWLENAERLSCAQDYEFKTLSAARGEAEALAKAMDDVLWQRLLQGVSEKLGLISDLALADAMETVWQSWLSGFSAAPENRRKFMEQLLYPKTERKNEKHALRLGLRTLNLLVTAVETLLLVAVGLPEGSNNWESFQEGGPVLSIALKYWSGPAGGFSGVRELSDDPLIDVIGPNPDPIVILSGVSTSPSELLNIGMADDAETATSMAAERQPHLLITRSGMFRHLHNGTLDSVRQHFTKQWQDRKLARDLAIEKNAKGS; encoded by the coding sequence ATGCTCAGAAGGTTCCGGTTAGAGCGGAAGTCTGACTACGAAAAGCTGGTGATAGCTCAACTTCTGGCGGACATGCTTGAGAAATTCTTAAGTGGAAGGCTGTCGCCTCTGTCGATTGGTGCTGAACAAGGTGGCATTGACGAGTGGGACGATGTGGTAATTATGCACACCACAGACCACTATGAGCATTTACAGATCAAACGCCAGTCAACTGACTTTTGTACCAAAGATCCTGATAAAGCTGTACAACTCGCTAAAAAACCCAGAAAGGGTTCCTCACCCACCTCTCCAGCTAATTCCGTTTTAGACTCGGCGTTTTCCAGTCTTGCCAGAATCGCGAAAGCGGGAAAACTTGATGAATCTCCCAACCGTGAGTTCAGACTCACCCTCGTGGGTCTGCACCTTCAGATAAAAGATAATTTTACAGTTAATCATTTAGAAGAAGTCTCTGATCTTTGTCGCCAAACAGGACTCAGTGTAGAGGAGTTAGCTAAGCGTCAGGATGGCCCAACCACGAGGGCTTATCAATGGCTAACAACCTGGTGCGGATTCGAAGACTGGAACCAAATACGAAATGTCCTTCGCCGGGTTCAAATCAGTTGTATCGGTAACGATGCGGCATTAAAAGATCGGACAATTCACACGCTTGGCCGTTACTTCAGCGATCCGAATCGTACACTGGACCGTTTAATTACCTATATCGCGGCAGAAACATCTGACGTAGCAGCCTTGGGATGCCATGACGTCGTCCAGGAACTGCGAAGTGAACTGCGCCCTGATTTTGAAACTTGGGTGCAGTATCAGTTAAGCGATGGTTCTACTATGACTAGTAAAACTTGGTCATTAGCCGGAACGCTTGATCTTGCCGGTCCAACAGAAAGGTCCGCAAAAGGAGTCGTTGAGCACATGTGGAGCCGTGAGCCCGGTAACCGCAAGCTCAGAGTGTATGCCAATTACTCCCCCCCAGCAGGCGATAATCTGACTCTTCTTTCTGCCATTGTGCGTATGGCTTTGCATTTACCCCAAGGCAGTCAGGGGCTGATGTTAGGTGAACCAGCGTGGCGCAGTAGCGTTGGTCATGAAATTGGACACACACTTGGCTGTGCAGAACATGACTTCAGTGACCTGCCTTGGCTTGAAAATGCCGAACGCCTATCGTGTGCACAGGATTATGAATTCAAGACATTAAGTGCTGCTCGAGGTGAAGCTGAAGCGCTTGCTAAAGCCATGGACGACGTGCTGTGGCAACGCCTTCTCCAAGGGGTTTCAGAAAAACTTGGCTTAATCTCAGATTTGGCGCTAGCAGATGCGATGGAGACGGTTTGGCAGTCATGGCTGAGCGGGTTCTCAGCTGCACCTGAAAACCGCCGAAAATTCATGGAGCAGCTTCTCTATCCGAAAACTGAGAGAAAAAATGAAAAGCATGCGCTTCGCCTGGGCCTTCGTACTTTAAATCTTCTTGTTACCGCTGTTGAAACCTTATTACTGGTTGCAGTGGGTTTGCCTGAGGGCAGTAATAACTGGGAATCTTTTCAGGAAGGTGGCCCAGTATTGAGCATTGCTCTTAAGTACTGGTCTGGTCCTGCGGGTGGTTTTTCGGGAGTACGTGAGCTTTCTGATGATCCGTTAATAGACGTTATTGGCCCTAATCCGGATCCCATCGTTATCTTATCGGGTGTGAGTACATCCCCATCAGAATTATTGAATATAGGAATGGCTGACGACGCAGAGACCGCGACCAGTATGGCCGCGGAGCGTCAACCTCACCTGCTCATCACGCGGTCTGGTATGTTTCGTCATTTACATAACGGAACACTTGACTCCGTACGCCAACATTTCACTAAGCAGTGGCAAGATCGAAAGCTCGCTCGTGATTTGGCCATTGAGAAGAATGCGAAGGGATCCTGA